A window of Streptomyces marispadix contains these coding sequences:
- a CDS encoding glutamate synthase subunit beta yields MADPKGFLNTDREVAQSRPVEERVKDWNEVYVPGSLLPIVSKQAGRCMDCGIPFCHQGCPLGNLIPEWNDYAYREDWQAAIERLHATNNFPEFTGRLCPAPCESACVLGINQPPVTIKNVEVTIIDKAWDNGHVTPQPPERLSGKTVAVIGSGPAGLAAAQQLTRAGHTVVVYERADRLGGLLRYGIPEFKMEKRHINRRIEQMRTEGTKFRTEVEIGRDIDAKKLRKRHDAVVIAAGATTARDLPVPGRELNGIHQAMEYLPLSNKVQEGDLTVSPISAEGKHVVVIGGGDTGADCVGTAHRQGAASVTQLEIMPKPGEERAPHQPWPTFPMLYKVTSAHEEGGERVYSVNTTHFEGDEDGNVQWLHLVEVEMKDGKPESKPGTERRIPAQLVTLAMGFTGVDRENGLVEQFGVELDERGNVARDGNYATSVDGVFVAGDAGRGQSLIVWAIAEGRSAAKGVDRYLMGASALPSPIAPTDRAMAV; encoded by the coding sequence ATGGCTGACCCCAAGGGCTTCCTGAACACCGACCGTGAGGTCGCGCAGTCCCGTCCCGTCGAGGAGCGGGTCAAGGACTGGAACGAGGTGTACGTACCGGGCTCGCTGCTGCCCATCGTCAGCAAGCAGGCCGGGCGCTGCATGGACTGCGGCATCCCCTTCTGCCACCAGGGATGCCCGCTGGGCAATCTGATCCCCGAGTGGAACGACTACGCCTACCGCGAGGACTGGCAGGCGGCCATCGAGCGGCTGCACGCGACGAACAACTTCCCCGAGTTCACGGGGCGGTTGTGCCCGGCGCCGTGCGAGTCGGCGTGTGTGCTCGGCATCAACCAGCCGCCGGTGACCATCAAGAACGTCGAGGTCACCATCATCGACAAGGCGTGGGACAACGGGCACGTCACGCCGCAGCCGCCGGAGCGGCTCTCCGGTAAGACGGTCGCCGTCATCGGCTCCGGCCCGGCCGGTCTGGCGGCGGCGCAGCAGCTCACGCGTGCGGGCCACACCGTCGTCGTCTACGAGCGTGCCGACCGGCTCGGCGGGCTGCTGCGCTACGGCATCCCCGAGTTCAAGATGGAGAAGCGGCACATCAACCGCCGTATCGAGCAGATGCGTACGGAGGGCACCAAGTTCCGTACGGAGGTGGAGATCGGCCGCGACATCGACGCGAAGAAGCTGCGCAAGCGGCACGACGCGGTCGTCATCGCGGCAGGCGCCACCACGGCGCGCGATCTGCCGGTGCCCGGCCGCGAGTTGAACGGCATCCACCAGGCGATGGAGTATCTGCCGCTGTCCAACAAGGTGCAGGAGGGCGACCTGACGGTCTCCCCGATCAGCGCCGAGGGCAAGCACGTCGTCGTCATCGGCGGCGGCGACACCGGCGCCGACTGCGTCGGTACGGCACACCGCCAGGGCGCCGCCTCGGTGACGCAGTTGGAGATCATGCCGAAGCCGGGGGAGGAGCGGGCACCGCACCAGCCGTGGCCGACCTTCCCGATGCTCTACAAGGTCACCTCCGCGCACGAGGAGGGCGGCGAGCGCGTCTACTCCGTCAACACCACGCACTTCGAGGGCGACGAGGACGGCAACGTCCAGTGGCTGCACCTGGTCGAGGTGGAGATGAAGGACGGCAAGCCGGAGTCCAAGCCGGGCACCGAGCGGAGGATTCCCGCCCAACTGGTCACCCTGGCAATGGGGTTCACCGGTGTGGACCGGGAGAACGGTCTTGTCGAGCAGTTCGGCGTCGAACTCGACGAGCGCGGCAACGTCGCCCGTGACGGCAACTACGCGACCAGCGTCGACGGCGTCTTCGTCGCGGGCGACGCGGGCCGCGGCCAGTCGCTGATCGTCTGGGCCATCGCCGAGGGACGCTCGGCGGCCAAGGGCGTCGACCGCTATCTCATGGGCGCCAGCGCGCTTCCGTCGCCCATCGCGCCCACGGACCGCGCGATGGCGGTCTGA
- a CDS encoding VIT1/CCC1 transporter family protein — protein sequence MAVMERDTGHSVDHRDHTHTHRDINGGWLRPAVFGAMDGLVSNLGLVAGVAGSDASNKVIVISGLAGLVAGAFSMAAGEYTSVASQRELVQAELEVERRELRRHPEDELKELAAVYESRGVEPDLAMEVARQLHEDPEQALETHAREELGVDPGDLPSPATAAVSSFLSFSVGAVLPVLPYLLGATSLWYAVVLALAGLFACGAMVARVTARKWWFSGLRQLALGAAAAAVTYGLGAVFGVALG from the coding sequence ATGGCGGTCATGGAGCGCGACACAGGGCACAGCGTGGATCACCGGGATCACACCCACACACACCGGGACATCAACGGCGGCTGGCTGCGCCCCGCCGTCTTCGGCGCCATGGACGGCCTGGTCTCCAACCTCGGCCTGGTCGCCGGCGTCGCCGGCAGCGACGCCTCGAACAAGGTCATCGTCATCTCGGGGCTCGCCGGACTCGTGGCAGGCGCGTTCTCGATGGCCGCGGGCGAGTACACCTCCGTCGCCTCGCAGCGCGAACTCGTACAGGCCGAGCTGGAGGTCGAGCGACGTGAGCTGCGGCGCCACCCCGAGGACGAGCTGAAGGAGCTGGCGGCGGTCTACGAGTCGCGCGGCGTGGAGCCCGACCTGGCGATGGAGGTCGCCCGGCAGCTCCACGAGGACCCGGAGCAGGCGCTGGAGACGCACGCCCGCGAGGAGCTGGGCGTCGACCCCGGCGATCTGCCGTCCCCGGCGACCGCCGCGGTCTCCTCGTTCCTGTCCTTCTCCGTCGGCGCCGTGCTGCCCGTGCTGCCGTATCTGCTGGGTGCCACGTCGCTGTGGTACGCGGTGGTGCTGGCTCTCGCCGGGCTCTTCGCCTGCGGTGCGATGGTCGCCCGGGTCACCGCGCGCAAGTGGTGGTTCAGCGGGCTGCGGCAGCTCGCGCTGGGTGCGGCTGCGGCGGCCGTGACGTACGGGCTGGGCGCGGTCTTCGGGGTCGCCCTCGGCTGA
- a CDS encoding LacI family DNA-binding transcriptional regulator: MVTTGGAPTVETIAERAGVSIASVSRVLNGHGARPETISRVERAAAEVGYVPNAVARSLKGGRTRQLTFAMQDIGNPVYVAMVRQIQAITKAEGYRLLLHSTDAVAEDELAVVRSLADRTSDGLILCPIRVTPEHVEALRTAAQPVVVIGSLPDEAPPVDSVRADSVTGAELAVRHLAATGRRRIAFVNGPGDTVPGRNRRLGYRRALEACGLPADPELEVTTEFTIEDGARSLHRLLDRARGASGSGGPGFDAVFCANDQLALGASQALHSRGLRIPGDVAVAGMDDTVLVRAGWPPLTSVDLGSAERGRIAAQMLLERISGSGQGQGTGQRKEPPPRVRTVTPRLVVRASSDPASDRAAYGPSAPGASESGASESGAPSPGDRLPGEVAP, encoded by the coding sequence GTGGTGACGACAGGGGGAGCCCCCACCGTCGAGACGATCGCAGAGCGCGCCGGTGTCTCCATAGCGTCGGTCTCCCGCGTACTCAACGGGCACGGTGCGCGGCCCGAGACCATAAGCCGCGTGGAGCGGGCAGCCGCCGAGGTCGGCTATGTGCCCAACGCCGTGGCCCGCTCCCTCAAGGGCGGCCGTACGAGGCAGCTCACCTTCGCCATGCAGGACATCGGCAACCCCGTCTACGTCGCGATGGTCCGGCAGATACAGGCCATCACCAAGGCCGAGGGCTACCGCCTGCTGCTGCACTCGACCGACGCCGTCGCCGAGGACGAACTCGCCGTCGTGCGCAGCCTCGCCGACCGTACGAGCGACGGGCTGATCCTCTGCCCGATCCGCGTCACCCCGGAGCACGTCGAGGCGTTGCGCACCGCCGCACAGCCCGTGGTGGTCATCGGCTCGCTGCCCGACGAGGCACCGCCGGTCGACAGCGTCCGCGCCGACTCCGTCACCGGGGCCGAGCTGGCGGTGCGGCATCTGGCCGCCACGGGCCGACGCCGTATCGCGTTCGTCAACGGGCCCGGCGACACCGTGCCGGGGCGCAACCGCCGCCTCGGCTACCGCCGGGCGCTGGAGGCGTGCGGGCTGCCCGCGGACCCGGAGCTGGAGGTGACCACCGAGTTCACGATCGAGGACGGCGCCCGCTCACTGCACCGGCTGCTGGACCGGGCCCGGGGCGCGAGCGGCTCCGGCGGTCCCGGGTTCGACGCCGTCTTCTGCGCCAACGACCAGCTCGCGCTCGGCGCCTCGCAGGCCCTGCACTCTCGCGGGCTGCGCATCCCCGGGGACGTCGCGGTCGCGGGGATGGACGACACCGTGCTCGTACGGGCCGGATGGCCGCCGCTGACCAGCGTCGATCTCGGCTCGGCCGAGCGCGGGAGGATCGCGGCGCAGATGCTGCTGGAGCGGATCTCCGGGTCCGGGCAGGGGCAGGGGACGGGGCAGCGGAAGGAGCCGCCGCCGCGAGTGCGGACGGTCACGCCGCGCCTGGTCGTACGGGCCTCCTCCGACCCGGCGTCCGACCGGGCGGCGTACGGCCCCTCGGCTCCCGGCGCATCGGAATCCGGCGCATCGGAATCCGGCGCGCCCTCCCCCGGCGACCGCCTCCCCGGGGAGGTCGCCCCATGA
- a CDS encoding carbohydrate ABC transporter permease: MSATATGTGVSPSASTGTPPPRTTAARKRALGLDRDAWFLLLPALLPVLLLSAGPLLYGLSLAFTDAQSGRREVTRFTGLANLSDLRLDSLFWDSFRIGLVWAVSVTALQLLLSLGLALLLDQNLRFRWLARTLALVPWAMPEVVVGVMWRLVYNQDAGILNSTLRDLHLISENVDWLAGISLALPAVIVVGVWAGMPQTTVVLLAGLQNVPLDLHEAAALDGAGLWQRFRSVTWPALKPVVLAITALDFIWNFNSFGLVYVLTGGGPGGATRLPMLFAYEEAFRYGQFGYAAAMGLVMVAVVAVLLTVFLRNRLREDDQ, translated from the coding sequence ATGAGCGCCACCGCCACCGGGACCGGCGTCTCGCCTTCCGCGAGCACCGGCACCCCGCCGCCCCGTACCACGGCGGCCCGCAAGCGGGCCCTCGGTCTCGACCGCGACGCCTGGTTCCTGCTGCTGCCCGCTCTGCTGCCGGTGCTGCTGCTGAGCGCGGGCCCGCTGTTGTACGGACTCTCGCTGGCCTTCACCGACGCCCAGTCCGGCCGCAGGGAGGTCACCAGATTCACCGGCCTCGCCAACCTGTCCGATCTGCGGCTGGATTCGCTCTTCTGGGACTCCTTCAGGATCGGCCTCGTATGGGCCGTGTCCGTGACGGCACTGCAACTGCTGCTCTCGCTCGGCCTCGCGCTGCTGCTCGACCAGAACCTCCGGTTCCGCTGGCTGGCCCGCACGCTCGCGCTCGTGCCGTGGGCGATGCCCGAGGTCGTCGTCGGCGTGATGTGGCGGCTCGTCTACAACCAGGACGCGGGCATCCTCAACTCCACGCTCCGCGACCTGCATCTGATCTCCGAGAACGTCGACTGGCTCGCCGGGATCTCGCTCGCCCTGCCCGCGGTGATCGTGGTCGGCGTGTGGGCGGGCATGCCGCAGACCACGGTCGTACTGCTCGCGGGGCTCCAGAACGTACCGCTGGATCTGCACGAGGCCGCGGCGCTGGACGGCGCGGGCCTGTGGCAGCGCTTCCGTTCGGTGACCTGGCCCGCGCTGAAGCCCGTGGTGCTGGCGATCACGGCGCTCGACTTCATCTGGAACTTCAACTCCTTCGGCCTGGTCTACGTGCTCACCGGCGGAGGACCGGGCGGGGCGACGCGGCTGCCGATGCTCTTCGCATACGAAGAGGCGTTCCGCTACGGGCAGTTCGGCTACGCCGCCGCGATGGGGCTGGTGATGGTCGCGGTCGTAGCCGTGCTGCTGACGGTCTTTCTGCGCAACCGGCTGAGGGAGGACGACCAGTGA
- a CDS encoding carbohydrate ABC transporter permease, translating to MRSGAARAGQYLALLCYLVFLAFPLLWLLSTAFKSPQELGSVDASWLPRHPSLDSFTAAFGQQPLARSALNSVIVASCAAAVSVAIAVPAAYAMARYRSVVGKAATGWILVSQMFPFVLVIIPLFLVLKSFHLIDSLTGLVLVYVVWNLPFALWMLQGYVRAVPASLEEAAAIDGCGRLRTLRSVVLPLLTPGLVATVMFSFVTAWNEFFFALVLLKSPEKQTMSVILTHFIGAEGAADLGPLAAAALMATLPSLLFFALLQRRLVSGVMSGAVKG from the coding sequence CTGCGCTCGGGCGCGGCCCGCGCCGGCCAGTATCTGGCCCTGCTCTGCTATCTGGTCTTCCTCGCCTTCCCTCTCCTGTGGCTGCTGTCGACGGCCTTCAAGTCCCCTCAGGAACTGGGCTCGGTGGACGCGTCCTGGCTGCCCCGGCACCCGTCACTGGACAGCTTCACCGCCGCATTCGGGCAGCAGCCGCTGGCGCGTTCGGCGCTCAACAGCGTCATCGTGGCCTCGTGCGCGGCGGCGGTCTCGGTGGCGATCGCGGTGCCCGCCGCGTACGCGATGGCCAGATACCGCTCGGTGGTCGGCAAGGCGGCCACGGGCTGGATTCTGGTCAGCCAGATGTTCCCCTTCGTGCTGGTGATCATCCCGCTGTTCCTGGTGCTGAAGAGCTTCCACCTCATCGACTCCCTCACCGGGCTCGTCCTCGTGTACGTGGTGTGGAACCTGCCGTTCGCGCTGTGGATGCTCCAGGGCTATGTGCGCGCCGTGCCCGCCTCGCTGGAGGAGGCCGCCGCCATCGACGGCTGCGGACGGCTGCGGACCTTGCGCAGCGTCGTACTCCCCCTGCTCACGCCGGGGCTGGTGGCGACGGTGATGTTCTCCTTCGTCACCGCCTGGAACGAGTTCTTCTTCGCCCTGGTCCTGCTCAAGTCGCCGGAGAAGCAGACGATGTCCGTGATCCTCACCCACTTCATAGGCGCCGAGGGCGCCGCCGACCTGGGGCCGCTGGCCGCGGCGGCGCTGATGGCGACCCTGCCCAGCCTGCTGTTCTTCGCGCTGCTCCAGCGGAGGCTGGTCAGCGGCGTGATGAGCGGGGCGGTGAAGGGCTGA
- a CDS encoding ABC transporter substrate-binding protein yields the protein MRRRDFLTAAATAGAAGAPALLGGCATTGGGDSGPMDFLSLAWQKESIAVNKALVAEWNRRHPKARVRYVQGAWESVHDQLLTSFEGGEAPDIIHDEANDLTDFAHGGYLADLRPLLPEDLKQQISQANWDTATIEGGVYGVPFLHDPRVLIADRRLLEKSGVRIPTAERPWSWGEFEDVAKELTHGRGRDRRYGVAWSMKEPVNQSVNLAMSTGGAVFHREHGKNVVRFDDADSRVFELIHRQVNEDRTAARSTLGMAGSDTLPGFFAGRYAIVPLNFSFRQQVQQQAPDDFEWVTLPMPAGRGTKGGGQLQGVSPQTLSVSQDTSRKEAAMAFIAFLTRPGHMARLAKGDWLVPTGREALRDPALDTGKYGWSTGLRIASDLRASPVLGVRGYPEWKDKVATPALQEYYAGGIGLRALRDKLVVDGNRILARYQR from the coding sequence ATGAGGCGCCGCGACTTCCTCACAGCGGCGGCGACGGCCGGAGCGGCCGGAGCCCCCGCCCTGCTCGGCGGCTGCGCGACCACCGGTGGCGGCGACTCCGGGCCGATGGACTTCCTCAGCCTGGCCTGGCAGAAGGAGTCCATCGCGGTCAACAAGGCGCTGGTGGCCGAGTGGAACAGGCGCCATCCGAAGGCACGGGTCCGCTATGTGCAGGGCGCCTGGGAGTCCGTGCACGACCAGTTGCTCACGTCCTTCGAGGGGGGTGAGGCGCCCGACATCATCCACGACGAGGCCAACGACCTCACCGACTTCGCCCACGGCGGCTATCTCGCCGACCTCCGCCCGCTGCTGCCCGAAGACCTCAAGCAGCAGATATCGCAGGCCAATTGGGACACCGCCACCATCGAGGGCGGCGTGTACGGAGTGCCGTTCCTGCACGACCCACGCGTACTGATAGCCGACCGCAGGCTGCTGGAGAAGTCCGGCGTACGGATACCGACCGCCGAACGGCCCTGGAGCTGGGGCGAGTTCGAGGACGTCGCCAAGGAACTGACCCACGGCCGGGGACGCGACCGCAGATACGGCGTCGCCTGGTCGATGAAGGAACCCGTCAACCAGTCCGTCAATCTGGCGATGAGCACCGGCGGCGCCGTCTTCCACCGCGAGCACGGAAAGAACGTCGTGCGCTTCGACGACGCCGACTCCCGCGTCTTCGAACTGATCCACCGCCAGGTCAACGAGGACCGTACGGCGGCCAGAAGCACCCTCGGCATGGCCGGTTCCGACACGCTTCCGGGCTTCTTCGCGGGCCGGTACGCGATCGTGCCGCTCAACTTCTCCTTCCGGCAGCAGGTCCAGCAGCAGGCACCGGACGACTTCGAATGGGTGACGCTGCCGATGCCCGCCGGGCGCGGCACGAAGGGCGGGGGACAACTCCAGGGCGTGAGCCCGCAGACCCTGTCCGTCTCCCAGGACACCTCGCGGAAGGAGGCAGCCATGGCGTTCATCGCGTTCCTGACCCGCCCCGGCCACATGGCTCGTCTCGCGAAGGGCGACTGGCTCGTTCCCACCGGACGTGAGGCACTGCGCGATCCGGCCCTCGACACCGGGAAGTACGGCTGGAGCACCGGGCTTCGGATCGCCTCCGACCTGCGGGCGTCGCCCGTACTGGGCGTACGCGGCTACCCGGAGTGGAAGGACAAGGTCGCCACGCCCGCCCTCCAGGAGTACTACGCGGGCGGCATCGGCCTGCGCGCCCTGCGGGACAAGCTCGTCGTCGACGGCAACCGCATCCTCGCCAGGTATCAGCGCTGA
- a CDS encoding ADP-ribosylglycohydrolase family protein — protein MLGLAVGDALGAPAENMKPSQIRERWGRIEGFVEEEPSGTDDTEYAVFSGLMLAEHGSELTLAHVEEAWHRWIANLDEGPFRGAGFSERGTLENLRRGLAAPISAQHRHAWSDGLAMRAAPFGIFAAGRPAEAARLVALDGTVSHDGEGIYGGQAVAAGVAAAMVGRGTDAVIAAALSVVPEDSWTARSLRRAVATAQRARHDRDATRLGRERAVRSAVVIGGYPWMDLAPEAVGLAFGAFAVAQGDFRDSVLTAVNMGRDADTTAAVAGALAGALGGAGAVPEEWAAEIGPARGSCLPSMAGYHVLDIAELLTPLPEHSDTPPGSAPGSSRRGTSGRGGAKSRAKSRDDAENRDGAENRDGAESRDGATKKRTRR, from the coding sequence ATGCTGGGGCTCGCGGTCGGCGACGCGCTCGGCGCGCCCGCCGAGAACATGAAACCGTCGCAGATCAGGGAGCGTTGGGGCCGCATCGAGGGCTTCGTGGAGGAGGAGCCGTCGGGCACCGACGACACCGAGTACGCCGTCTTCTCCGGCCTGATGCTCGCCGAGCACGGCTCCGAATTGACCCTCGCGCACGTCGAGGAGGCGTGGCACCGCTGGATCGCCAACCTCGACGAGGGCCCTTTCCGGGGTGCCGGGTTCAGCGAGCGCGGCACCCTGGAGAACCTCCGGCGCGGCCTGGCCGCCCCCATCTCGGCACAGCACCGGCACGCGTGGAGCGACGGACTGGCCATGCGTGCCGCGCCGTTCGGGATCTTCGCCGCCGGGCGCCCGGCCGAGGCCGCGCGCCTCGTCGCTCTCGACGGCACCGTCAGCCACGACGGCGAGGGCATCTACGGAGGCCAGGCCGTCGCCGCGGGTGTGGCCGCCGCGATGGTGGGGCGCGGTACGGACGCCGTGATCGCCGCCGCGCTCTCCGTCGTACCGGAGGACTCCTGGACGGCACGCTCGCTGCGCCGCGCCGTCGCCACAGCGCAACGCGCCCGCCACGACCGCGACGCCACGCGGCTGGGGCGGGAGCGTGCCGTGCGTTCGGCCGTGGTGATCGGCGGCTATCCGTGGATGGATCTGGCGCCGGAGGCGGTGGGGCTGGCGTTCGGCGCCTTCGCCGTCGCCCAGGGCGACTTCAGGGACTCCGTGCTGACCGCCGTCAACATGGGACGCGACGCCGATACGACGGCCGCCGTCGCGGGCGCGCTCGCCGGGGCTCTGGGCGGTGCGGGTGCCGTGCCCGAGGAGTGGGCGGCGGAGATCGGGCCCGCACGAGGGAGTTGTCTGCCGTCGATGGCGGGCTATCACGTCCTGGACATCGCGGAGTTGCTCACGCCGCTCCCCGAGCACTCGGACACTCCCCCGGGCTCGGCCCCGGGTTCTTCACGGCGGGGGACGTCCGGCCGCGGCGGCGCCAAGAGCCGTGCCAAGAGCCGTGACGACGCCGAGAACCGTGACGGTGCCGAGAACCGTGACGGTGCCGAGAGCCGAGACGGTGCGACGAAGAAGAGGACGCGGCGATGA
- a CDS encoding ADP-ribosylglycohydrolase family protein — MSGTGSGGGAVRLGGAAQAGTDGSTGVHGGAGAHGLAGDGNGAGTRTGTGTRAGTGTRAGTGTGDGPSDAAGGRVGARRAAAAAPAGSEPPPDPRRIEGLLLGIAAGDAAGWPAARHRASRMPEWTRRLTRELDTFAEHNATTTLPVPIALNQPPEPLRLGPSDDAEWAAFTAESVLTAAGALLSDLGRDRRIRAAVDLAWNELAGEVAAAAGRAPEVESAVLPLRARISVRAGLGNLATGLRPPATGHDNPHFFDDAACVRAAVLATVHPGSPSRAADLAECDARYTQDGDGVHGARAMAAAVAAALGGSDAETCVAAAMVQLPSGTEIRRNARHAVRLAREAAADRPGGAGNAFALVPVLEHEIVDHIYSYGIAAAETVPVALALCLAGGGSIAEAVPAAACLSRVADSAPALAGALTGAIGGGAAIPGSWRKACRTLSGCALPRLAGRDLVELAELLVQTELTTPEGTFAEGTTCV, encoded by the coding sequence ATGAGCGGTACGGGGTCAGGCGGAGGGGCAGTCCGCCTGGGGGGCGCCGCACAAGCCGGTACGGACGGCAGTACGGGCGTCCACGGCGGCGCCGGTGCCCACGGCCTCGCGGGAGACGGCAACGGGGCCGGGACAAGGACCGGGACCGGGACACGGGCCGGGACCGGGACACGGGCCGGGACCGGGACCGGAGACGGCCCAAGTGACGCCGCCGGCGGCCGAGTCGGCGCCCGCCGCGCGGCCGCTGCCGCCCCCGCCGGCAGTGAACCGCCCCCGGACCCGCGCCGTATCGAGGGCCTGCTGCTGGGCATCGCCGCGGGCGACGCCGCCGGGTGGCCCGCGGCACGGCACCGCGCTTCCCGTATGCCGGAGTGGACGCGCAGGCTCACCCGTGAGCTGGACACCTTCGCCGAGCACAACGCCACCACCACCCTCCCGGTGCCCATCGCGCTCAACCAGCCGCCCGAGCCGCTGCGGCTGGGCCCCTCCGACGACGCCGAATGGGCCGCGTTCACCGCGGAGTCGGTGCTCACCGCCGCGGGTGCGCTGCTGAGCGACCTGGGCCGGGACCGCAGAATCCGCGCCGCCGTCGACCTCGCCTGGAACGAACTCGCCGGTGAGGTCGCCGCCGCCGCGGGCCGCGCTCCCGAGGTGGAGTCGGCGGTGCTGCCGCTGCGTGCCCGCATCTCCGTACGGGCCGGGCTGGGGAACCTCGCGACGGGCCTGCGGCCCCCGGCGACAGGCCACGACAATCCGCACTTCTTCGACGACGCCGCCTGCGTACGCGCGGCCGTGCTGGCGACCGTCCACCCCGGAAGTCCGTCCCGTGCCGCCGACCTCGCCGAGTGCGACGCCCGCTACACACAGGACGGCGACGGCGTGCACGGCGCCCGTGCCATGGCGGCGGCCGTCGCCGCGGCGCTCGGCGGCTCGGACGCGGAGACATGTGTCGCGGCGGCGATGGTCCAACTGCCTTCCGGTACGGAGATCCGCCGCAACGCGCGGCACGCCGTACGCCTCGCCCGCGAGGCCGCCGCCGACCGGCCCGGCGGCGCGGGCAACGCCTTCGCCCTCGTGCCGGTGCTGGAGCACGAGATCGTCGACCACATCTACAGCTACGGCATCGCCGCCGCCGAGACCGTTCCCGTAGCGCTGGCGCTCTGCCTCGCCGGGGGCGGCTCGATCGCCGAGGCGGTACCGGCGGCGGCCTGTCTCTCCCGCGTCGCGGACTCCGCTCCTGCCCTCGCGGGCGCGTTGACGGGTGCGATCGGCGGCGGTGCGGCCATCCCCGGGAGCTGGCGGAAGGCATGCCGCACGCTCTCCGGCTGCGCCCTGCCGCGCCTCGCCGGAAGAGACCTCGTCGAGCTGGCCGAACTGCTCGTACAGACCGAACTGACCACGCCCGAGGGCACTTTCGCGGAAGGAACGACCTGCGTATGA
- a CDS encoding ADP-ribosylglycohydrolase family protein — MRPTPISAPTTASASTGPSGEAPSDTCAGESADKSASPDASTGTPTLEDRVTGCLVGAAVGDALGGPVEGWSPEQIVERHGGRVEGIVGPFYEDWRNARPIAPYHKGDGHVTDDTLMTHALVRVYEKVRDHLGAYDVAEHLVPDLMGDPRWIPELEAEALPLQRLFLAEKWIVARLHYGHADPREAGTGNIVNCGAAMYMAPVGLVNAGNPAGAYAEALDVAGAHQSSYGREAAGVFAAAVASACGPGATPQSVVEDVLALAKDGTREAIAAVCEVAAGYGAFEEALKPLRDAVAPYDTVGPEYRNPSLGARRPSRLHSIEELPVALGMLLVGGGDFRRTVLGSVNYGRDCDSIATMSGAVVGAMRGADAVPEEWGTEVARASRLDLHAPAASLAKVAREVFERDLGRRRAHEAAFRAIAPDDDGEANPGRSGGSSAQAPQETDGARATGTGDARTSGAPGAPRTAEDGS; from the coding sequence ATGAGGCCCACACCGATCTCCGCACCGACGACCGCATCCGCCTCCACCGGCCCGTCCGGCGAGGCGCCCTCGGATACGTGTGCGGGTGAGTCCGCGGACAAGTCCGCGAGCCCCGACGCGAGTACGGGCACGCCGACGCTGGAGGACCGCGTCACCGGCTGCCTCGTCGGGGCCGCGGTCGGCGACGCCCTCGGCGGGCCCGTCGAGGGCTGGAGCCCCGAGCAGATCGTGGAGCGCCACGGCGGACGGGTGGAGGGCATCGTCGGCCCGTTCTACGAGGACTGGCGCAACGCAAGGCCGATCGCCCCGTACCACAAGGGCGACGGCCACGTCACCGACGACACCCTGATGACCCACGCTCTGGTGCGGGTCTATGAGAAGGTCCGCGACCACCTCGGCGCGTACGACGTCGCCGAGCATCTGGTGCCGGATCTGATGGGCGATCCCCGCTGGATTCCCGAACTCGAGGCGGAGGCACTGCCGTTGCAGCGGCTCTTCCTCGCGGAGAAGTGGATCGTCGCAAGGCTCCACTACGGCCACGCCGACCCGCGCGAGGCGGGCACGGGGAACATCGTCAACTGCGGTGCGGCGATGTACATGGCGCCCGTGGGGCTGGTCAACGCCGGTAATCCCGCGGGTGCTTACGCCGAGGCGCTGGATGTGGCGGGCGCTCACCAGTCGTCCTACGGGCGTGAGGCCGCCGGGGTCTTCGCCGCGGCGGTCGCCTCGGCGTGCGGACCGGGCGCGACACCGCAGTCCGTCGTGGAGGACGTGCTGGCGCTGGCGAAGGACGGCACCCGGGAGGCGATCGCGGCGGTGTGCGAAGTGGCCGCCGGATACGGCGCCTTCGAGGAGGCGCTGAAGCCGCTGCGCGACGCGGTCGCCCCGTACGACACGGTCGGCCCGGAGTACCGCAACCCGTCGCTGGGCGCCCGCCGCCCCTCGCGGCTGCACTCCATCGAGGAACTGCCCGTCGCCCTGGGCATGTTGCTCGTCGGCGGCGGCGACTTCCGCCGTACGGTGCTGGGTTCGGTCAACTACGGGCGCGACTGCGACTCCATCGCCACGATGAGCGGCGCCGTCGTCGGCGCCATGCGGGGCGCTGACGCCGTACCGGAGGAGTGGGGCACGGAGGTCGCACGCGCCAGCAGACTCGATCTGCACGCCCCGGCGGCTTCGCTCGCGAAGGTCGCACGTGAGGTCTTCGAACGCGACCTGGGACGCCGCAGGGCCCACGAGGCCGCGTTCCGCGCCATCGCACCGGACGACGACGGGGAGGCGAACCCGGGCCGCAGCGGCGGCAGTTCGGCACAGGCGCCACAGGAGACCGACGGGGCCCGTGCCACCGGCACCGGTGACGCCCGTACGAGCGGCGCACCCGGCGCGCCCCGCACCGCCGAGGACGGTTCATGA